A genome region from Chengkuizengella sp. SCS-71B includes the following:
- a CDS encoding GNAT family N-acetyltransferase codes for MNDYQMNFTTNRLILKIIDESYAEKVVEYLNKNKEFLTPWSPLVNEEFYTVQFQSRKLKEDLTNIKDKSMLKVWIFKKEDDTEEIIGSISLNNIVRGVFQSCHMGYQLSQQEINQGYITEAINKVIEYAFNELQLHRIEANIMPRNKASLRAVEKLGFESEGLAKKYLKINGKWEDHIHMVILNEEME; via the coding sequence ATGAATGATTATCAAATGAATTTTACTACTAATAGGTTAATCTTAAAAATAATAGATGAATCCTATGCCGAAAAGGTAGTAGAGTACCTAAATAAAAACAAAGAGTTTTTAACTCCTTGGAGCCCTCTAGTGAATGAAGAATTTTATACAGTTCAGTTTCAATCTCGAAAACTAAAAGAAGACCTTACAAACATAAAAGATAAATCTATGTTAAAAGTATGGATTTTTAAAAAAGAAGATGATACAGAGGAAATCATAGGCTCAATCTCATTAAATAATATTGTTCGGGGTGTTTTTCAATCGTGTCATATGGGTTATCAATTGAGTCAACAAGAGATAAATCAAGGTTACATAACAGAAGCCATTAACAAAGTGATCGAGTATGCTTTTAACGAATTACAATTACATCGGATTGAAGCTAACATTATGCCTCGAAATAAAGCATCATTAAGAGCAGTTGAGAAACTGGGATTTGAATCAGAAGGTTTAGCTAAGAAATATTTGAAGATTAATGGGAAATGGGAAGATCATATTCATATGGTAATATTAAACGAAGAGATGGAGTGA
- a CDS encoding GNAT family N-acetyltransferase, which translates to MTIELIAMSAVHYEKFISHSIDHFANEKVKAGTWSQEEALNKSKETFERLLPQGLNTNLHHLLSIVNEEKTIGWLWYFFDDSKLQKEAFIYEFYLDEEHRGKGYGKDSLIALEKMSKEKGIEKISLHVFAHNERAINLYKKMNYEPTDISMSKKI; encoded by the coding sequence ATGACTATTGAATTAATAGCTATGTCTGCAGTTCATTATGAAAAATTTATCTCACATAGTATAGATCATTTTGCTAATGAAAAAGTTAAAGCGGGTACATGGTCTCAGGAGGAGGCACTGAATAAATCAAAAGAGACTTTTGAGCGTTTATTACCTCAAGGGTTAAATACAAATCTACACCATTTACTTTCTATCGTAAATGAAGAGAAAACGATAGGGTGGCTATGGTATTTTTTTGATGATTCAAAGTTACAAAAAGAAGCTTTTATATACGAATTTTACTTAGATGAAGAACATAGAGGGAAGGGCTACGGAAAAGACTCTCTCATAGCATTGGAAAAGATGTCAAAAGAAAAAGGAATTGAAAAGATATCTCTCCATGTTTTTGCTCACAACGAACGTGCGATTAACCTATATAAAAAAATGAATTATGAACCTACGGATATTAGCATGTCTAAAAAAATTTAG
- a CDS encoding thiol-disulfide oxidoreductase DCC family protein gives MNKTSILLFDGVCNLCNGVVQFILPRDLRGNIKFASLQSNAGQKFLKQYNLNTKEISTIVLIQGNKAYTKSTAALRLCLLLKKLWPILFAFILIPKSIRDVVYDIIAKNRYRWFGKSEQCLIPSKEHREKFLE, from the coding sequence ATGAATAAAACATCTATTTTACTTTTTGATGGTGTTTGCAATTTATGTAACGGTGTTGTTCAATTTATTCTTCCAAGAGATTTAAGAGGGAACATAAAATTCGCTTCATTGCAATCCAATGCTGGTCAAAAGTTTCTTAAGCAGTATAACTTAAACACAAAAGAAATAAGCACAATTGTCCTTATTCAAGGAAACAAAGCCTATACTAAATCAACTGCAGCGCTTCGTTTATGTTTACTATTAAAAAAATTATGGCCTATCCTTTTTGCTTTCATCCTTATACCAAAATCAATAAGAGATGTTGTGTATGATATTATTGCAAAAAATAGATATCGATGGTTTGGCAAGAGTGAACAGTGTTTGATTCCAAGTAAGGAACATAGAGAAAAATTTCTAGAATAG
- a CDS encoding ATP-binding protein, whose product MFFYFIILFIIAIFLVIINPKNESNRWASVFLLFASLGGLADTIRSLVLPSLSKDNFLNLYDFLTKLQSILDFTNQTLTPYGVLVFAIVYSEVFNKKWRSFLKVVLLLPIAFMFFTASYFPMLKLNHLILLYWVAPYYLFSCFLLAYTFITEKHLLKRKNKLITFIIIVPTILSILFFINIMRVYNPNFNFFPYVSVFIIFSLVTALFFSFRYGVLGMKVNIEKDHLNTMIKSVSSGTAILNHTLKNEIGKITLTTKNLKKSLEETNQDVDTYFKIINKASNHMQEMVDRIQDQMKDIKFIETTNNLEELIVECLENLKSDLDEKEIEVNLVFIESSNLFCDRIHIQEVFNNILKNAIESMPIGGSLSVDTYKTRKHIVVSIKDNGKGISSENLKYVLDPFFTTKNKTQNYGLGLSYCYNVMQQCGGSIELYSEENKGTEVKLLFPNYMIV is encoded by the coding sequence ATGTTTTTTTATTTTATTATATTATTTATCATTGCTATATTTTTAGTCATCATCAATCCCAAAAATGAGTCCAATCGTTGGGCATCAGTCTTTTTGTTATTTGCCAGCTTAGGCGGCCTAGCAGACACGATAAGATCCTTGGTCTTGCCCTCACTCTCAAAAGATAATTTTTTAAATCTATATGATTTCTTAACTAAACTTCAATCTATATTAGATTTTACCAATCAAACTTTAACACCTTATGGAGTACTTGTTTTTGCAATTGTTTACTCTGAAGTTTTTAATAAAAAATGGCGTTCTTTTTTAAAAGTTGTTCTTTTACTTCCTATTGCATTCATGTTTTTTACGGCTTCATACTTCCCTATGTTGAAATTAAATCATTTAATTTTACTTTACTGGGTTGCACCTTATTATCTCTTCTCATGTTTTTTATTAGCGTACACATTTATAACTGAAAAACATCTATTAAAGAGGAAAAATAAACTTATCACTTTTATCATCATAGTACCTACAATATTGTCTATTCTTTTCTTTATAAACATCATGAGAGTGTATAATCCTAATTTCAATTTTTTCCCTTACGTTAGTGTTTTTATAATATTTTCATTAGTCACTGCTCTTTTTTTCAGCTTCCGTTATGGGGTGTTAGGTATGAAAGTGAACATTGAAAAAGATCACTTAAATACAATGATAAAATCAGTAAGTTCCGGTACAGCTATCTTAAATCATACTTTAAAAAATGAAATTGGAAAAATTACTTTAACTACAAAAAACTTAAAAAAATCATTAGAAGAAACCAATCAAGATGTAGATACTTATTTTAAAATTATTAATAAAGCATCAAATCATATGCAGGAAATGGTTGACCGCATCCAAGATCAGATGAAGGACATAAAATTTATAGAAACAACAAATAATCTTGAAGAATTAATCGTAGAGTGCTTAGAGAACTTAAAGTCAGATTTAGATGAAAAAGAGATCGAAGTCAATTTAGTATTCATTGAAAGCAGTAATCTATTTTGTGATCGGATACATATCCAAGAAGTATTTAACAATATCTTGAAAAATGCCATAGAATCCATGCCTATAGGAGGATCATTATCTGTGGACACCTACAAAACTCGAAAACACATCGTTGTATCCATAAAGGATAACGGAAAAGGTATTTCTAGCGAAAATTTAAAATATGTATTAGATCCGTTCTTCACGACAAAAAATAAAACGCAGAATTATGGGTTAGGTTTATCCTACTGTTATAATGTCATGCAGCAATGTGGTGGTTCAATTGAACTGTATAGTGAAGAAAATAAGGGAACTGAAGTTAAGTTGTTGTTTCCAAATTATATGATAGTTTGA
- a CDS encoding MarR family transcriptional regulator gives MKSDLNLSLKLFIVLSRATRTISDLAHQDIQSYGLNPTEFAVLDLLYHKGEQPLQKIGEKILIASGSITYVVDKLEEKGYLSRNPNPKDRRIIYAIISEKGKKLFDEIFPKHENKIDEIVNGLSDEEKKEAIFLLKKLGIYAKHIE, from the coding sequence ATGAAAAGTGATCTAAATTTATCTTTAAAACTATTTATTGTTTTATCACGTGCGACTAGAACAATAAGTGATTTAGCGCATCAGGATATACAAAGTTATGGATTAAATCCAACTGAGTTTGCTGTACTTGATCTTTTGTATCACAAAGGTGAACAGCCCCTGCAAAAAATTGGGGAGAAAATATTAATTGCGAGTGGAAGTATAACTTATGTCGTTGATAAATTAGAAGAAAAAGGATATTTAAGTAGAAATCCAAATCCAAAAGATAGAAGAATTATTTATGCAATCATAAGTGAAAAAGGAAAGAAACTCTTTGATGAAATTTTTCCAAAACATGAAAATAAAATTGATGAAATCGTCAATGGTTTATCAGATGAGGAAAAAAAAGAAGCCATTTTTTTGCTAAAAAAATTAGGCATTTATGCAAAACACATAGAGTGA
- a CDS encoding class I SAM-dependent methyltransferase has product MDNKKRFSNRVENYVKYRPSYPKKTIDFLYNELGFKQNSIIADVGSGTGIFSNLLLDRESNVLSVEPNQEMREAAENLLVSYENYISINGSAENTTLPDKSVDFIVSAQAFHWFDLQKTKQEFERILKPNGKVFLIWNNRLTEESEFSVAYERILKKYANDYNEVNHQNIGHRELNSFFNNEGYKTFTCPNYQVFNFEQLKGRLLSSSYSPVPGEDNYEIIMVQLRDVFNLYNQNGQVTFHYNTEVYYGGV; this is encoded by the coding sequence GTGGATAATAAAAAAAGATTTTCAAACAGAGTTGAAAATTATGTGAAATACCGACCTAGTTATCCCAAAAAAACAATAGATTTTTTGTATAATGAACTGGGATTTAAGCAAAACTCAATTATAGCAGATGTTGGTTCTGGAACAGGGATTTTTTCGAATCTACTTTTAGATAGAGAATCTAATGTGTTATCTGTTGAACCTAATCAGGAAATGAGAGAGGCAGCAGAGAACTTGTTAGTAAGCTACGAAAACTATATTTCCATAAATGGATCAGCAGAAAATACTACATTACCAGATAAATCAGTTGATTTCATAGTATCTGCACAAGCTTTCCATTGGTTTGATTTGCAAAAAACGAAACAAGAATTTGAAAGAATATTAAAACCAAATGGAAAAGTCTTTTTAATATGGAACAATCGTTTAACTGAAGAAAGTGAATTTTCAGTAGCGTACGAACGCATTTTGAAAAAATATGCAAATGATTACAATGAAGTGAATCATCAAAATATAGGGCATCGTGAATTAAATTCTTTTTTCAATAACGAAGGGTATAAAACATTCACATGTCCAAATTATCAGGTATTTAATTTTGAACAATTAAAGGGCAGGCTCTTGTCGTCTTCTTATTCACCAGTCCCAGGAGAAGATAACTACGAAATTATTATGGTTCAATTACGAGATGTCTTTAATTTATACAATCAAAATGGACAAGTAACTTTTCATTATAATACGGAAGTTTATTATGGTGGTGTCTAA
- a CDS encoding DoxX family protein encodes MRENRIGIGLLMIRLVVGLLFIGHGSQKLFGLFGGYGLQGTGGFFESIGLSPGTSMAFIAGAGELIGGILLVLGLVTPIASAMISVIMLGAIVKVHAPAGIWADQGGMEYPLVLIATVIGIAFIGSGKYSLDHHFFKKTKKVISND; translated from the coding sequence ATGAGAGAAAATAGAATTGGGATTGGATTATTAATGATTCGTTTGGTAGTTGGTCTTTTATTCATTGGTCATGGTTCACAAAAATTATTTGGTTTGTTTGGTGGTTATGGTTTACAAGGTACTGGAGGATTTTTTGAATCTATCGGATTATCGCCAGGAACTTCAATGGCATTTATTGCTGGAGCAGGTGAACTAATCGGTGGAATTCTTCTAGTATTAGGTCTTGTAACTCCTATTGCTTCTGCAATGATTTCAGTTATTATGTTAGGTGCCATCGTTAAAGTACATGCTCCAGCAGGAATATGGGCAGATCAAGGTGGTATGGAATATCCATTAGTTCTTATTGCTACAGTAATAGGTATAGCATTCATCGGTTCTGGAAAGTATTCTCTTGACCATCACTTTTTTAAAAAAACGAAGAAGGTGATATCTAATGATTAA
- a CDS encoding dihydroorotate dehydrogenase, whose amino-acid sequence MPDWSYQTIFKPLLFKLSPEISRNFTLKSMNRLATMPFGIGGKIIEFMGHMSPSISLKKDLFGTFFSSPIGLSGTIDPGLIGTEALSNLGFGYLEIGPITLLSETANDGMTRDQKAETIEYPCIYENIGLTKTLSRLNKLKPLKTPLGFRISHSKDASIDEAINELSTLVNSLSSFAAYFVIDLRKNLRNECYTSLNDNFKFKQLLNQTKTPILFSVDPQISKHILQLLINNVIQIGNLGFIIDEAIYSSDGKYKVGKEIKDSNIELVKFLRTNTSPNFKIFASGGIYEPSDALEYLEAGADFLQIQSGLVFSGPGLPKRINEAIIYNKLNQNHDFQPIHHRKKEKEVYLYKNVSWIGFFLFSLGIFIGGIIALYLGLTQVILSYDEKFLGMSKEQLTLFFSKRLIFFMAHDRITLSGTMISSSILYGGLSFYLIKNGVHWARKAVVIAGVIGFLCFFLFVGYGYFDKLHALLWVILLSFFILGLKDKNKINKIDACSNLTNSQAWRKSLWGQLLFISLSIAFIIAGISISIIGITSVFVKEDLQYLCLPPTLLNQVNENIIPLIAHDRAGFGGALLTEGTLLLMISLWGFKEGARWLWMMLLLAGIPGFTLAIGTHFMIGYVDIVHLAPAFVAFFMYIFGLILTYSYLMLNGRKYNN is encoded by the coding sequence GTGCCCGATTGGTCATATCAAACTATTTTCAAACCCCTTTTATTCAAGCTTTCACCTGAAATATCTAGAAACTTTACTTTGAAATCAATGAATAGATTAGCCACAATGCCTTTTGGAATAGGTGGCAAGATCATCGAGTTCATGGGTCACATGAGCCCTTCCATCTCATTAAAAAAGGATCTGTTCGGTACATTCTTTTCATCCCCAATTGGTCTTAGTGGAACAATTGATCCAGGATTAATTGGAACTGAAGCATTATCCAACTTAGGCTTTGGTTATTTAGAAATAGGACCCATTACTTTACTTTCAGAAACAGCAAATGATGGGATGACTCGCGATCAAAAAGCAGAAACCATTGAATACCCTTGTATATATGAAAATATAGGACTAACAAAAACACTTTCTCGCTTAAACAAGCTTAAACCATTAAAAACACCTTTAGGTTTCCGTATTTCACATTCTAAAGATGCTTCAATAGACGAAGCAATCAACGAGTTGTCAACCTTAGTAAATTCATTATCCTCATTTGCAGCATATTTCGTAATAGATCTAAGGAAGAACTTACGGAACGAGTGCTATACATCCTTAAATGATAACTTTAAGTTTAAACAATTATTAAATCAAACTAAGACTCCAATACTTTTTTCTGTCGATCCACAAATAAGCAAACACATCTTACAACTTTTAATAAACAATGTTATTCAAATAGGTAATTTAGGTTTCATCATTGACGAGGCTATATATTCAAGTGATGGAAAATATAAAGTTGGTAAAGAGATTAAGGACAGCAACATAGAGCTTGTAAAGTTTCTGCGTACAAACACTTCTCCTAATTTTAAAATCTTTGCTTCAGGCGGGATATATGAACCATCTGATGCTCTGGAGTATCTGGAAGCCGGAGCAGATTTTTTACAAATTCAAAGCGGATTGGTTTTTTCAGGTCCAGGATTACCTAAAAGAATCAACGAAGCCATTATATATAATAAACTAAATCAAAATCATGATTTTCAACCTATCCATCATCGTAAAAAAGAAAAAGAAGTATATCTATATAAAAATGTAAGCTGGATCGGATTCTTCTTATTTTCACTAGGTATTTTTATTGGTGGAATCATTGCACTTTATCTTGGTTTAACTCAGGTTATTTTATCCTATGATGAAAAATTTTTAGGGATGTCTAAAGAGCAGCTAACACTTTTTTTTAGTAAAAGGCTCATTTTTTTTATGGCGCATGATCGTATTACTTTATCAGGTACAATGATCTCATCAAGTATTTTATATGGAGGTTTGAGCTTTTATTTAATCAAAAATGGTGTTCATTGGGCTAGGAAAGCAGTTGTAATAGCTGGTGTAATTGGATTTTTGTGTTTTTTTCTTTTTGTTGGCTATGGATACTTTGATAAGCTTCATGCTCTATTGTGGGTTATTTTACTCTCTTTTTTCATACTAGGTCTTAAAGATAAAAATAAAATAAACAAAATTGATGCTTGCTCAAACCTGACTAACTCACAAGCATGGAGAAAAAGCCTTTGGGGGCAACTTCTATTTATCTCTTTAAGTATTGCTTTTATTATTGCTGGTATCTCAATTTCAATAATTGGTATAACATCTGTATTCGTCAAAGAAGATTTACAATATTTATGTTTACCCCCTACTTTATTAAATCAAGTAAATGAAAATATCATTCCTTTAATTGCACATGATCGAGCTGGTTTTGGTGGGGCTTTATTAACTGAAGGCACATTATTGTTGATGATTTCCTTGTGGGGTTTTAAAGAGGGGGCAAGGTGGTTATGGATGATGCTTTTATTAGCAGGTATACCTGGATTTACATTAGCTATTGGGACACATTTTATGATTGGATATGTAGATATAGTTCATCTAGCACCTGCTTTTGTTGCATTTTTTATGTATATCTTTGGCTTAATATTAACTTATTCTTATTTAATGCTTAACGGAAGAAAATACAACAATTAA
- a CDS encoding pirin family protein translates to MIKVYPKESRFSRDHGWLQSNFSFSFADFYDPENLQFGSLRVFNDDFVRPSQGFGKHPHEEMEIVSIVLDGELKHEDSEGNSAVTTFGGIQRMSAGTGIYHSEFNPSTTKEVNFFQLWFLPNKKGVTPEYEKTTYEPSKMKNNLLPVVSNQASEHVAYINQDVTIYMSDLETGKELTHTQESGRKVFLFVIEGDVTLNKDIHLSKRDSARLTDETSVLIQAKSDARFLLIDLV, encoded by the coding sequence ATGATTAAAGTTTATCCTAAGGAATCTAGATTCTCACGAGATCATGGTTGGTTACAATCAAACTTTAGTTTTTCGTTTGCAGATTTTTATGATCCAGAAAACTTGCAATTTGGTTCATTACGAGTATTTAATGATGATTTCGTACGTCCGTCTCAAGGTTTTGGCAAACACCCTCATGAAGAAATGGAAATCGTTTCGATTGTCTTGGATGGGGAGTTGAAGCATGAAGACAGTGAAGGAAATTCAGCAGTCACTACTTTTGGTGGCATTCAAAGAATGAGTGCGGGAACAGGGATTTACCACTCTGAATTCAATCCTTCTACTACTAAAGAAGTAAACTTCTTTCAGTTATGGTTTTTGCCAAATAAAAAAGGTGTAACACCGGAATATGAAAAAACAACGTATGAGCCTTCAAAAATGAAAAATAACTTACTTCCAGTAGTTTCTAACCAAGCTTCAGAACATGTGGCTTACATTAATCAAGATGTAACAATTTACATGTCTGACTTGGAAACAGGCAAGGAATTAACACATACACAGGAATCTGGGAGAAAAGTGTTCCTTTTTGTCATTGAAGGGGACGTAACATTAAATAAGGATATTCATTTATCCAAACGAGATTCAGCTCGTTTGACAGATGAGACATCAGTTCTGATTCAAGCAAAATCAGATGCAAGGTTTTTGTTAATAGATTTAGTATAA
- a CDS encoding response regulator transcription factor, with translation MNKIKILLVEDDLDWLHMISEFLNQENDFQVIGKTTTHEEALELVSNTKFDVVLLDINLTENQLDGIYTAVEISESNPEAKIIMLTSLNDEEIIKKAFTAGAINYVAKPNFEQLPHVIRLAFSHSHPMDVFKEEFHRLKREEQLQKLTPAEKEVFEHIEKGMTQTEIGKKLYKSESTLKNQVNKILKKLGVKSSKEAVKKVKRKGL, from the coding sequence ATGAATAAAATTAAAATATTGTTAGTTGAAGACGATTTAGATTGGCTGCATATGATTAGCGAGTTTTTAAATCAAGAAAATGATTTTCAAGTGATTGGTAAAACCACAACTCACGAAGAAGCTTTAGAACTCGTATCTAATACAAAATTTGATGTTGTTTTATTAGATATTAACTTAACTGAAAATCAACTAGATGGAATTTATACAGCTGTTGAGATCTCTGAGTCAAATCCCGAAGCTAAAATCATCATGCTCACCTCTTTAAATGATGAGGAAATTATAAAAAAAGCATTTACAGCAGGAGCAATTAATTATGTAGCTAAACCCAATTTTGAACAACTCCCACATGTCATACGCCTTGCCTTTTCTCATTCACATCCGATGGATGTTTTCAAAGAAGAATTCCATCGTTTAAAAAGAGAAGAACAGCTTCAAAAACTAACACCTGCCGAAAAAGAAGTATTCGAGCATATCGAAAAAGGCATGACACAAACGGAAATCGGAAAAAAATTATATAAATCAGAAAGTACATTAAAGAACCAAGTCAATAAAATTTTAAAAAAGCTAGGTGTAAAAAGCAGCAAGGAAGCCGTTAAAAAAGTGAAAAGAAAGGGACTATAG
- a CDS encoding TIGR01777 family oxidoreductase has protein sequence MSRKIILPGGSGFLGTSLADYLVMKGYEVVILTRQPSSTKDHIRYIHWDSQTLGDWQKEIEGSYAIINFTGKSVDCIYTKKNKESILSSRINSVKVLHKSIKKCSNPPDVFIQAASLAIYGDTVNECDENGTHGTGFSVEVCEKWEETFFEMNHEKTRQACFRIGFALGKDGGALEPLINLTKLNLGGTIGSGKQYISWIHLDDLNEMFLNAIESNQYSGVYNVTGPNPVTNKEFMKTLRKVLGKGWTPTVPALIVKFGSFFIMKTAPELALTGRRCMPKRFLNKGFSFKHDNLEKALQQIIYE, from the coding sequence ATGAGTCGTAAAATAATACTACCTGGTGGCTCTGGTTTTTTAGGAACTTCATTAGCTGACTATCTAGTTATGAAAGGTTATGAAGTTGTTATTTTAACTAGACAGCCTTCATCAACTAAAGATCATATTAGATATATTCATTGGGATAGTCAAACTCTAGGGGATTGGCAAAAAGAGATTGAAGGAAGTTACGCAATTATCAATTTCACAGGGAAAAGTGTGGACTGTATTTATACTAAAAAAAATAAAGAGAGTATATTATCTTCTAGAATTAACTCTGTAAAAGTATTGCATAAAAGTATTAAAAAATGTAGTAATCCTCCCGATGTATTTATACAAGCAGCTTCTTTAGCTATTTATGGAGATACGGTAAATGAATGTGATGAGAATGGGACTCATGGTACTGGATTTTCAGTTGAGGTTTGTGAAAAATGGGAAGAGACTTTTTTTGAAATGAATCATGAAAAAACTCGTCAAGCTTGTTTTCGTATTGGATTCGCTCTAGGAAAAGATGGAGGTGCATTAGAACCTCTCATTAACTTAACGAAATTAAACCTAGGTGGAACGATAGGCTCAGGTAAACAATATATAAGCTGGATTCACCTTGATGATCTAAATGAGATGTTCTTAAATGCTATTGAAAGCAATCAATACTCTGGAGTATATAATGTGACTGGACCTAATCCTGTCACAAATAAAGAATTTATGAAAACCTTAAGAAAAGTATTAGGGAAAGGATGGACTCCGACCGTTCCAGCTCTAATTGTTAAATTTGGTTCATTTTTTATTATGAAAACAGCTCCAGAACTTGCACTAACTGGTCGTAGATGTATGCCTAAACGATTTTTGAACAAAGGGTTTTCTTTTAAACATGATAATTTAGAAAAAGCTTTGCAACAAATTATCTATGAATAA
- a CDS encoding bifunctional metallophosphatase/5'-nucleotidase: MEMFKKVGTLAVTGALSLSLMMGSVNAEPLQPIPHMDWMKDKQIIQGYKDGNIGLNKKVSLAEAVTLFARIQEVTDLEADPKIKHWASASLKWALDEGIVTDVKNPNKKLSSSELIAIGNSAGLELELEEGNTVTREVFFDALGEAATTQITIGHTNDVHGHIEEDDYNKEFGYAKMATIINEWRAESENFFLIDAGDTFQGTIFVNQTEGESILPILNQLDYETMAAGNHEFDFGFEQLLNLAGQLEYPVISSNVFTEDGSELLDPVHYADIGEKKFAFIGFVTEDTPVVTHPDNVEGLTFKSPVEVAKEMVPQLKEKVDHVIAVSHVGLEVDREIAEAVDGIDLIIGGHSHTPIETPELVNGTYIVQDWEYGKSLGRADLYYYNDELVAFSGGLKEYDATVEADPEIAQMVTKVTEDIKEIMNVVITNSEVDLDGDRALIRAGETNIGNLITDILVEKTQSIAGYEADVAIMNAGGIRTQLSAGEITKLDLNTLLPFPNTLAVLDVTGEELVAALEHGVSAVEDQKGQFPQISGMSFTYDSSKPAGERVINVKVAGEDIDVTKTYKLATNDFVAVGGDGYAMFEDNDSFNTGLTIYSVVEEYFMAQDSINPQVEGRIVDTSKTE, translated from the coding sequence ATGGAAATGTTTAAAAAAGTAGGAACTTTAGCCGTAACAGGTGCTTTATCTTTATCATTAATGATGGGAAGTGTTAATGCAGAGCCATTACAACCTATCCCTCATATGGACTGGATGAAGGATAAACAAATCATTCAAGGTTATAAAGATGGAAACATAGGGCTAAACAAAAAAGTATCACTTGCAGAAGCAGTGACTTTATTTGCAAGAATTCAAGAGGTTACTGATTTAGAAGCGGATCCTAAAATCAAACATTGGGCATCAGCATCTTTAAAATGGGCATTAGATGAAGGAATTGTTACAGATGTAAAAAACCCTAACAAAAAATTAAGTAGTTCTGAACTTATTGCTATCGGAAATTCTGCTGGATTAGAGCTTGAATTAGAAGAAGGCAATACAGTGACTCGTGAAGTGTTTTTTGATGCTTTAGGTGAAGCAGCAACGACACAAATCACTATTGGCCACACAAATGACGTCCATGGTCACATTGAGGAAGACGATTATAACAAAGAATTTGGTTATGCAAAAATGGCAACAATTATTAATGAGTGGAGAGCGGAAAGCGAAAACTTCTTCTTAATTGATGCTGGAGATACATTCCAAGGTACAATCTTTGTTAACCAAACAGAAGGTGAATCTATTCTTCCAATTTTGAATCAATTAGATTATGAAACAATGGCAGCAGGAAATCATGAATTTGATTTTGGTTTTGAACAACTATTAAACTTAGCGGGACAATTAGAATACCCTGTTATTTCTTCAAATGTATTTACTGAGGATGGATCTGAATTACTAGATCCTGTCCACTATGCTGATATTGGTGAAAAGAAATTTGCATTTATAGGTTTTGTAACTGAAGATACACCAGTTGTCACTCATCCAGATAATGTAGAAGGACTAACATTTAAATCACCTGTAGAAGTTGCAAAAGAAATGGTGCCACAATTAAAAGAAAAAGTGGATCATGTCATTGCAGTCTCTCACGTGGGTCTAGAAGTAGATAGAGAAATTGCTGAAGCAGTAGACGGCATAGACTTAATTATTGGTGGACATTCACATACACCTATTGAAACTCCTGAGCTTGTAAATGGCACATATATCGTTCAAGATTGGGAATATGGAAAATCTTTAGGTAGAGCTGATTTATACTATTACAATGATGAACTTGTTGCTTTTAGCGGCGGTTTAAAAGAATATGATGCAACAGTTGAAGCAGATCCAGAAATTGCGCAAATGGTTACAAAAGTTACTGAAGATATCAAAGAAATCATGAATGTAGTGATTACGAATTCAGAAGTAGATTTAGATGGAGATCGAGCTTTGATAAGAGCTGGTGAAACAAATATCGGAAACTTAATTACTGATATTTTAGTTGAAAAAACACAATCCATTGCTGGTTATGAAGCTGATGTTGCAATTATGAACGCTGGCGGAATTCGTACTCAGCTATCAGCTGGAGAAATTACTAAATTAGATTTAAATACACTTCTCCCTTTCCCTAACACATTAGCTGTATTAGATGTTACAGGTGAAGAGCTTGTTGCTGCTTTAGAACATGGTGTAAGTGCGGTTGAAGATCAAAAAGGACAATTCCCACAAATCAGTGGTATGTCATTCACTTATGATTCAAGTAAACCTGCTGGCGAACGTGTAATAAATGTAAAAGTAGCCGGAGAAGATATTGATGTAACAAAAACGTACAAGCTTGCTACAAATGATTTTGTTGCAGTTGGTGGAGATGGATACGCAATGTTTGAAGATAATGATTCTTTCAACACAGGATTAACGATATACTCTGTAGTTGAAGAGTACTTTATGGCTCAAGACAGCATCAATCCACAAGTTGAAGGACGTATTGTAGATACAAGCAAAACTGAATAA